The Paraburkholderia caffeinilytica genome segment ACCGCGGTCGGGCTCGCCTTGATGCCAAGCTTGTGCTCGATCGACACGCAATGCACATCGTTGCGCTCACCGAGCGAGCCGTCTTCGTTGACGAGAAACTTCGGCACGATGAAGAGCGAAATGCCCTTCACGCCCTCCGGTGCATCTGGCGTGCGCGCCAGCACGAGATGGGCGATGTTCTTCGCCATGTCGTGCTCGCCCCACGTGATGAAAATCTTGGTGCCGAACAGCTTGAACGAACCATCGCCTTGCGGCTCGGCGCGCGTGCGCACCAGCGCGAGATCGGAGCCGGCCTGCGGCTCGGTCAGGTTCATCGTGCCGGTCCACTCGCCGGAAATCAGCTTGGGCACGTAGATTTGCTTCTGCTCTTCGCTGCCCGCCGTGAGCAGCGCCTCGATGGCGCCATCGGTGAGCAGCGGACACAGCGCGAACGACAGGTTCGACGCGTTCAGCATCTCGATACAGGCTGTGGCGATCAACTTGGGCAGCCCTTGGCCTTCGTAGTCGACCGGATGTTGCACGCCTTGCCAGCCGCCTTCGGCGAACTGCCGGAATGCGTCCTTGAAACCGGGCGTTGCGGTGACCACGCCGTCTTTCCAACTGCTTGGATTGCGATCGCCTTCGACGTTCAGCGGCGCGAGCACTTCGCCGCACAATTTCGCCGATTCTTCGAGCACGGCCTGAGCCGTGTCGAGGTTTGCGTCTTCGAAGCCCGGCAGCGTTGCGATGTCTTCGAGACCGGCCAGTTCTTTCATCACGAACAGCATGTCCTTGATGGGCGCCGTATAGCTCATTTCAGTTCTCCTCCTGCCTGTCGATATAAAAAGGGCGCTGGACTTGATCGGTCCCGCGCCCTTTGTTTGCTGCCAGACGCCTTTTACAACATGGCGCTGCGGCTGTTAGCCGAGCTCGCTAACCAGCTCCGGCACAAGCGTGAACAGATCGCCCACCAGACCATAATCCGCGACGCTGAAAATCGGCGCTTCCGGGTCCTTGTTGATCGCGACAATCACCTTGCTGTCCTTCATGCCGGCCAGATGCTGGATCGCGCCCGAAATGCCGACTGCCACGTACAGTTGCGGCGCGACGATCTTGCCGGTCTGGCCAACCTGATAGTCGTTCGGCACGAAGCCCGCATCGACCGCTGCACGCGATGCGCCCAGCGCTGCGTTCAGCTTGTCCGCCAGCGGTTCCAGCACCTGCGTGTAGTTCTCGCCGTTGCCCAGACCGCGGCCGCCGGAAACGATGATCTTCGCCGAGGTCAGCTCCGGACGGTCCAGCTTCGTCACTTCACGGCTCACGAACTGCGAGAGACCCGTGTCGGCTGCCGCTTCGATCTTTTCGACCGTTGCGCTGCCGCCAACGGCTGCGACTGCATCGAAACCGGTCGTGCGGACTGTGATGACCTTGATCGGGTCAGCCGATTGAACCGTTGCTATCGCGTTGCCCGCGTAGATCGGGCGCTCGAACGTATCTGCGCTGTCCACTGCGGTGATGTCGCTGATCTGCGCGACGTCGAGCTTCGCGGCGATACGCGGCGCGATGTTCTTGCCGTAAGCGGTCGCCGGCGCGAGGATGTGCGTGTAGTCCTTTGCGATGTTGAGCACCGTCGCTTCGACGTTTTCTGCGAGGCCGGCCGCGAGTTGCGGCGCATCGGCGAGCAGCACCTTCGCAACACCTGCAATCTTCGCTGCCGCGTCCGCTGCGGCCTGTGCGTTGTGACCTGCCACCAGCACGTGAATATCGCCACCGATCTTCTGCGCGGCTGCAATCGTGTTCAGCGTCGCGGCCTTGATCGACGCGTTGTCGTGTTCTGCTATTACCAGATTAACCAGATTCGTCATTTCGTCCGTCTCCGCGTTTTACTTAAAGCACCTTGGCTTCGGTCTTCAGCTTCTCGACCAGCGTCTTCACATCCGGCACCATCACACCGGCGGAGCGCTTCGGCGGCTCGGCGACTTTCAGCGTCTTCAGGCGCGGCGTCACATCAACGCCGAGGTCTTCCGGCTTGACGACTTCCAGCGGCTTCTTCTTCGCCTTCATGATGTTCGGCAGCGTCACGTAGCGCGGCTCGTTCAGGCGCAGATCGGTGGTGACCACAGCGGGCAGGCTCAGCGACAGCGTTTCCGCGCCGCCGTCCACTTCGCGCGACACCGTCGCCTTGCCGTCCGCGACAACAACCTTCGAGGCGAACGTGGCTTGCGGCAGGTTGGCCAGCGCAGCCAGCATCTGGCCGGTCTGGTTCGAATCGTCGTCGATGGCCTGCTTGCCGAGAATGATCAGCGAAGGCTGTTCCTTGTCGACGAGTGCCTTCAGCAGCTTGGCAACCGCCAGCGGCTGCAGGTCTTCGCCCGACTCGATCAGGATCGCGCGGTCCGCGCCGATCGCGAGCGCCGTGCGCAGCGTTTCCTGCGCTTGCGTCACACCGGCGGACACGGCGATCACTTCGGTCGCCACGCCCGCTTCCCGCAGACGAACAGCCTCTTCAACCGCGATTTCGTCGAACGGATTCATCGACATCTTCACGTTCGCGATGTCGACGCCCGTGCCGTCCGACTTGACCCGGACCTTCACGTTGTAATCGACCACTCTCTTGACTGGCACCAGGATTTTCATGCACACGCTCCAAAGTTACGAATACGTCAACCCAACGGACATTATAGCGACTGCCCTCACGGCAGCCTTGTCGCGGGCGCTCTAGCAGAAGGATATCGCTCCTCAGCGGCGTGACGGCAATATCGAACGATCGTTCTATTTTAATCTCGAAAAAACCCGGGAGACAACCCCGGGTTCAGACTTACGACTCTAATTTTGCATTGCCGTCGTGTTTTGCTATGTGAAACGATCAAAAAAGGCGGCCGTCAGATCACCAGGCGGTAATCACCGCCCCACCAAACTTGCTCTCGACGAACTGCTTCACTTCCGGCGAATGGTATGCCGCAACCAGCTTCGCAACCCACGGCTTGCTCTTGTCAGCTTCGCGGATTGCGATGATGTTCACGTACGGACCCTTCGGATCTTCGATCGCGATGGCGTCCTGCTTGGGCTTCAAACCCGCCTCCATCGCAAAGTTCGTATTGATCGCGGCGGCGTCCACGTCGTTCAGCGAACGCGGGATCTGCGCGGCGTCGAGTTCGACGATCTTCAGCTTCTTCGGGTTGTCGGTGATATCGAGCGGCGTCGCCTTGAGACCTGCGTCCGCACGCAGCTTCAGCAGGCCCTGCTTCTGCAGCAACAGGAGCGCCCGGCCGCCATTGGTCGGATCGTTCGGCACCGCGATCTTCGCGCCCGGCTGCAACTCAGCCAGCGTCTTCACTTTCTTCGAATAGATGCCCATCGGGTACGTGACCGTATCGGCGACACGGATCAGCTTGTAGCCCCGGTCCTTCACCTGCGCTTGCAAGTACGGGTCATGCTGGTAGCTGTTCGCATCCAGATCGCCGCCGGCAAGCGCCGCGTTCGGCTGCACGTAGTCGGAGAACTCGACGATCTTGATGTTCAGACCGTTCTTCGCCGCGACCGTCTTCACGACTTCCATGATCTGCGCGTGCGGGCCGCCGGTGACGCCGACCTTGATCGTGTCTTCGGCGTGAGCCGCCGTGGCGGCAGCGAACAGCGACGCGGCGCCGAGCGTGGCGGCCAGCTTGAGAATAAAACGACGTTGCATGATGGACCTTTTTTCGATTCTGCCTGGCGGGTTCCGATGACCCTTGTTTATTTATGGCTCAAACGACGCACGAGCCAATCCCCGAACGACTGCACCAGTTGCACGAAGACGATCAGGATCACCACGACCGTCACCATCACTTCCGGCAAGAAACGCTGATACCCGTAACGAATGCCCAGATCGCCGAGCCCGCCACCGCCGATCGCGCCGGCCATCGCCGAATAGCCGACCAGCGACACGAAGGTAATCGTCAACCCGGCGACCACGCCCGGCAGCGACTCCGGCAGCAACACCTTGAAGACGATCTGGCTGGTGGTTGCGCCCATCGCCTGCGCGGCTTCGATCAGACCGCGATCGACCTCACGCAAAGCCGTTTCGACAAGACGCGCGATGAACGGCGCCGCGGCGATTGTCAGCGGCACCACGGCCGCAGCCGTGCCGATCGACGAACCCACCACGAGGCGAGTGAACGGAATCACCGCGACCAGCAAGATGATGAACGGTGTGGAACGCACCGCGTTGACGATCACGCCCATCACGCGATTCACGGCGATGTTCTGCAGCACGCCCTGACGGTCCGTCAGATACAGCAGCACGCCGAGCGGCAAACCGACCGCTGCGCCGACCAGTCCGGAGATGCCCACCATCACGAGCGTCTCCCAGAACGACTGGACGAACATATCGAACATTTCACTCAACATACGACAGCTCCTCAACTACCACGCCCTGTTCGCGCAGATACGTCAGCGCTCCTGCCACCTTCGCCGGTTCGCCGCCCGCGAGCACCGCGAGCGAGCCGAATGCCTGCCCCTGAATCTCGTCGATCTGGCCGTGGAGGATGTTGAAGTCGAGTTCGTAGCGTCGAATCGTTTCCGACAGGATCGGTTGATCGACCCCCGAACCGGTGAACGCGAGACGCAGCAAATGGCCGCGGCCCGTCTTCAGGCGTTCGGCCACGCGTGCCTTCATCGCGGGCGGCAGCTCCTGCGCGATCACGTCGCCGATCAGCGCGCGCGTCACTTCGTGATGCGGCTGCAGGAACACGTCGATGACCTTGCCCTCTTCGACCACACGGCCGGCATCCAGCACCGCGACGCGGTCGCAGACCTGCTTGATCACGTCCATCTGATGCGTGATCAGCACGATCGTCAGGTTGAGTTCGCGATTGATGCGCTTGAGCAGATCGAGGATCGCGCGCGTGGTTTCGGGATCGAGTGCCGAAGTCGCTTCGTCGGAGAGCAGCACCTTCGGCTTGCTTGCCAGCGCACGCGCGATGCCCACACGCTGCTTCTGTCCGCCGCTGATCTGCGCCGGATAGCGATCCTTCTGCGCCGACAGGCCGACCAGTTCAAGCAGCGGCAGCACATTCGCCTCGATCTCGTCGCGCTTCATGCCGGCGAGTTCAAGCGGCAACGCCACGTTCTCGTACACCGTGCGCGACGACAGCAGGTTGAAGTGCTGGAAGATCATGCCGATTTCGCGACGCGCCTCGCGCAATTGTGCGGCGGGCAGCGTCGTCAGATCGCGGCCGTTGACGACGATGTTGCCTTCGCTCGGACGCGTCAACAGGTTGATCGTGCGCACGAGCGTGCTCTTGCCCGCGCCGCTGCGGCCGATGATGCCGAACACCTCGCCCGCCGGAATCGACAGATTGACGTTGTGCAGCGCCTCGACCCAGCCCCGGGGTCCGGCGAAGCGCTGAGAGATATTGCGTATTTCGATCATGGAAAAACGAAACGGCGGAGGTTGCCAACGAGCGTTGTGCGCTCCCGACAAGCGGCCGCCGTTGCTTTTATTGGGATTTGAGGCCGCAATTCTACCGCAGCGTCGTCATTCCCTTTAATAATCAATTACGATCTTTTCATAACCATAGAGCATTAGAGGCGCGCCCGGTGCGAGATGCTCGCGTGCGCTCGCCCGCAGCGACTATGATCGGGCGATTCAGAATCAGGACACGTTCAGGACAAACAACCGCCATGGAAACAACTCGATCCGGCAATGTGCGTTCCGCATCGGCCTTCCCTGCGGACGCCCCGAAAGGCGGCGCCGCGCTGCGCTCGACGGTCACGACGGGCGACGGCGTCGAGCTGCCGTTGTATCGCTGGCCCGCCACGGCGCCACGGCGCGGCACGGTCGCGCTGGTGCACGGGCTCGCGGAGCACGCCGGCCGCTACGCGGCACTGGCGGATCGGCTGAACCCGGCCGGTATTGAACTCGTTGCCATCGATTTGCGCGGACACGGGCAGGCGCCAGGCAAACGCGTGTGGGTCAACCGGTTCGACGACTACCTGCTCGACGCCCAAGCCTTGCTCGACGAAGCGGCAACCAGCTGTGCACCGCTGTTTCTAATGGGCCACAGCATGGGCGGCGCGGTCGCGGCGCTTTACGCGATCGAACGGCTCGAGGCAAGTGGGCATCGGCTAAGCGGCCTGATCCTGTCGAGTCCCGCACTCGCGCCGGGCCGCGATGTGCCGCGCTGGATGCTCAAGGTGAGCCAGGTGATCAGCCGCATCTGGCCGACCTTCCCGGCAATGAAAATCGACGCGGCTTTACTGTCGAGGCTTCAGTCCGTGGTGAACGCCAATCGCAACGATCCGCTGGTCCATCACGGCGCGATTCCGGCGCGTACCGGCGCTGAGTTGTTGCTGGCGATGGCCCGCATCGAACGCGGCCGTGCGGGGCTGCGCGTGCCGCTGCTGGTGTATCACGGCACCGCCGACAAGCTCACCGAACCCGAAGGCAGCCGTGATTTCGGCGCGCACGCGGGTTCGCCGGACAAGACGCTCACGATGCACGAGGACAGTTATCACGAGACGATGAACGATCTCGACCGGGATCGGGTAATCGGCGCGCTGATCGACTGGATCGAGAAACGGCTGCCCACAGCCTGAGCGGCGGGCGGCATTTCGAAACAAACAAGGCATCGAGTGGGTTGACGCGCGGACGCCCCGGATTTCGGCATTGCGGGGCATGCAGGCACTCGGGCGTCCGGACGGGTGGGTGCGGAGGCGGGCTCCGGCAAGAACGGTCCGGCCCGCCTAGCGCTTCCAGTCGGGCGCGCGTTTGTCGATGAAGGCCTGCACGCCTTCGAGCGCGGAGTCGTCCATCATGTTGCAGGCCATGGTCTGACCGGCCAACTGATACGCCGCTTCGATGCCCATTTCGAGCTGGCGGTAAAAGAGGCCTTTGCCCGCGCTGACGGCTTCGACCGGTTTCGCACAAATGCTTTTCGCGAGCCGCGCGACCTCCATGTCGAGCGCGTCCGCCGGAACCACGCGATTCACGAGGCCTTGCTGTTTTGCCTGCGCGGCGTCGATGAAATCGCCGGTGAGCAGCATTTCGAGCGCCGCCTTGCGCGACAGATTGCGCGACAGCGGCACCGAAGGCGTCGCGCAGAAAAGACCCAGGTTGACACCCGAGACGGCAAAGCGTGCGGTATCGGCCGCGACTGCCAGATCGCACATCGCGACCAGCTGACAGCCTGCTGCCGTGGCGATGCCGTGCACGCGCGCGATCACCGGTTGCGGCAAGCGCTGGATCGTCAACATCAGTTTCGTACAACGCGCGAACAACGCCTGGTAGTAAGTCAGCGACGGCGCCGCGCGCATTTCCTTCAGATCGTGTCCCGCGCAGAACGCGCGGCCCGCACCGGCGATCACCACCACCCGCGCGTTGGACTCCGCCAGCGCTGTCAGCGTCGACTGCAATTCGTCGAGCAGGGCTTCGGAGAGCGCGTTGAAGGCATCGGGCCGGTTCATCGTCAATCGGACGACGCCCGCCACGCCGTACGCGTCGTGTTCGATTTCGACCAGCGACGCACTGCGGACCTCGGCATTCATGGCTCGCTCCTCGTTGAATTCATGCGGTTCGCGACGTTCGCGCAACGCCTGTGGCGCGCCAGCTCAGATTCCGGCTAGCGAGCGCACGTGCGCGACCACGCTGCGCCCCAGCGCCGACAGGTTGTACCCGCCTTCGAGACAGCTGACGATCCGCCCCCGCGCATGGCGCTTCGCGATCTCGCGCACCTGATCGGTGATCCACGCGTAGTCGTCCTCGACGAGACCCATGTTGCCGAGGTCGTCCTCGCGATGCGCGTCGAAGCCGGCCGAGATAAAGATCATCTCCGGCTTGAATTCATTCAGGCGCGGCAGCCAGAGCATATCGACCACCTCGCGCACCGCCATGCCTTTCGAGCGCGCCGGCATCGGCACGTTGCACATGTTGGGCGCCTGATTGTCTGCGCCGGTGAACGGATAGAACGGATGCTGGAAGATGCTGCACATCAGCACACGCGAATCGCCCGAAAAAGCCGCTTCAGTACCGTTCCCGTGATGGACGTCGAAGTCGACGATCGCCACACGCTGCATGCCGTGCACCTCGAGCGCATGACGCGCGGCGATCGCCACGTTGTTGAAAAAGCAGAAGCCCATCGCGCGTGCCGGCTCGGCATGGTGGCCGGGCGGGCGCACACTGCAGAACGCGTTGTCGTGGCGGCCTTCGATCACGGCGTCGGTCGCGGCCACCGCGGCGCCGGCCGCGCGCAACGCGGCCTGCAAGGTGTGCGGATTCATCGACGTGTCGGGATCGATTTCGGCCAGGCCCTCCGCGGGCGACCGGCTGCGGATGTAATCGACGTGAGCTTGCGTATGCACGCGCAACAGCGCGGCATCATCGGCGAGCGGCGGCGATTCGCGCTCGATCAGCGAGTCGATGCGGCTCGCGATCAATTGATCTTCGATTGCCTGCAGGCGCGCCGGGCATTCGGGATGCCATTGCCCCATATCGTGCAGCAAACAATCGGCGTGGGAATAAAAGCCTGTTGCCATGATTCTCATCTGCGGCGCGGCGCTTCTTCAGCCCGCGCGGCGTGTCTCCGTCCATGGGCGCGCGCACTGGGCGCGCCAACATTTGCCAAGTTACCACACCATGCGACTGTGACGCGCCGGGCACAGATTTGCAGAGGGCGTCGGGTATACTGCCCCGATCCGTTTTCCCCTGTCTCTTTCGCACTGCGCCCCCAGCTCACTATGACCGTCAAGCTTGCTCTGTCTGCACGAAACCGGCTACGCATGAAGACCGCAACCGCCGCACTGTCCGTCGCATCGTGCATGTTCATGGCAACCAGTCCGGCGATGGCGCAAAGCGCCGCGAAGCCGCCAGTACTGCTCGCGCAAGGCCAGCCACAACCGGCGGTGCCACAAGGGCAGACCTTCGAAGAAGAGATCATTCCGCAGCGCTACGCGAATAACCCGAATGTCGACGCGTTCATCGCCGACATGTCCGCGCGCTATGACTTCGACGAGGCCGCCTTGCACGCCCTCTTCGCGCGCGTGAGCTATTCGGCTACCGCGGTCAAGCTCGTCACGCCGTCGCCCTCGCCGTCGATCAAGAACTGGCGCGTGTATCAATCGCGCTTTCTCGACCCGGTGCGCATCAACGCCGGCGTGCGCTTCTGGCGCGCCAACCAGGCCACGCTGCAACGTGCTTATGAAGAGTTCGGCGTGCCGCCGGAAGTGATCGTGGGCATCATCGGCGTGGAGACGATCTATGGGCGCTTCATGGGCAACTTCCGCGTGCTCGACGCGCTGACCACGCTCAGCTTCGACTACCCGAACACCGCCAATCGCGCGGATCGCCAGGCAACCTTCCGCAAGAATCTCGAAGACTACCTGGTGTGGACGCGCGATTCGCAGATCGATCCGACCACCGTGCTCGGTTCCTACACCGGCGCGATCGGCATTCCGCAGTTCCTGCCAAGCAGCATCGTGCAATACGCGGTGAGCTATGACGGCAACAAGCAGATCGATCTGCGCACGAGCCAGGCGGATGCGATCGGCAGCGTGGCGAACTATCTGCGCCAGAACGGCTGGGAAAACGGCCGGCCGGTGGTATGGAAGATCGGCACGGACGCCGGCAGCCTGGGCGTGGCGCAAGCGGCGGCCGACGGCAAGCCGGAACCGCATTGGCCGCTGGATCAATTGCTCCGTGCCGGACTGCTGCTGAGCGAACCGGGCGTCGATATCGCGTCGGAAGCCGGCACGCCTGTGACGGTGGTGGATCTGCCGTCGCCGGGACGTGGCACCGAGTACATGCTGGGCCTGAAGAACTTCTATGTGCTGACGCGCTATAACCGCAGTTTCTTCTACGCCCTGGCGGTTTATCAACTGGGCCAGCGGGTCAAGGCGCAGATGGAAGCGAGCGACGCGGCGAACGCCAGCAGCAATGCGGCGGCGCCGGGTGCGGCTTCGCAATAGGCCGAGCGGCAGTTGTCAGGCACCCGATTGCCGGACACTCGCCGCGTCACGAACGGGTTGCAAGCGACACAAAAAAGCGCCGGTTTAACCGGCGCTTTTTCATTGGTCAACTCGATCCGAGGGCCACTCAATGCGCCGCAGCGCAATCAAGCCGGGAACACACCCGTCGACAGATACCGGTCACCCCGATCGCAGACGATAAACACGATCGTCGCATTCTCGACCTGGCGCGCGACGCGCAGCGCCACCTCGCAAGCCCCGCCCGATGAAATACCGGCGAAGATCCCTTCGACCGAGGCCATGCGCCGCGCCATCGCCTCGGCCGCGGCCTGGCTCACGTTCTCGACGCGGTCCACGCGGCTACGATCGAAAATCTTCGGCAAATAGGCTTCCGGCCATTTGCGGATGCCCGGAATGCGCGAACCCTCTTCCGGCTGCGCGCCGATGATCTCGATTGCCTGGTTCTGTTCCTTCAGATAGGTGGACACGCCCATGATCGTGCCGGTCGTGCCCATCGACGAGACGAAGTGCGTGATGCGCCCTTCGGTGTCGCGCCAGATTTCCGGGCCAGTGCCTTCGACGTGCGCGGCCGGATTGTCCGGATTCGCGAACTGATCGAGGATGATGCCCTTGCCTTCGCGCTGCATCTGTTCGGCCAGATCGCGTGCGTATTCCATTCCGCCCGTCACCGGCGTCAGCACAATTTGCGCGCCATAGGCGGCCATGCTCTGACGGCGCTCCACCGACAGGTCTTCCGGCATGATCAGCACCATCTTGTAGCCGCGGATGGCAGCGGCCATGGCCAATGCGATACCGGTGTTGCCGCTGGTCGATTCGATCAGCGTGTCGCCCGGCTTGATACGCCCGCGTGCTTCAGCTTTCTTGATCATCGACAGCGCCGGGCGGTCCTTCACCGAACCCGCAGGATTGTTGCCCTCGAGCTTCGCGAGGATCACATTGTTGCGGCTGCGGATCTCGTCGTCAGGGAGGCGGACGAGTTGCACGAGCGGCGTATTGCCGATCGTGTCTTCAATCGTTTTGTAAGCCATATCGGGTCTGGTGCTGTCGATGCGCGGAGTCTTCAATCTATCGATTCTAAACCACCGTGCGCGCGGCTGCCGTTCGGCCCTGCTCACCGCATGGATGCAAGCGCTGACCGACAGGCGCACATGGTGCCCATTCGCAACGCGAAAGGCCGTACAGAAAGCCGGGCACAACCCGCATCGAGGCAACGCAAAAAGCCCGCGGCTGAGAACCGCGGGAGCCAGTCATCCGCATGACAGCTGAAGGAGTGTTCTGAACCACTCCGACCATGAAGGGGAAAGACGGTGACGGACCGGGCGCGAAAGAGGTGACCCGCCTCGCGCGCACGGCCCGCGTCAGGTTATTTCTTCACCGCCACCGTGGCATTGCTCTTTTGGGTAGCGGCCGCGTTGGCGCCATTGCCCGCAGCGGGCGTGCCCTTGGTCTGTGCAGACGCCGCAGCCTGCGTGTTAGCAGCCGCGCCAGCCGGACCGACAGCGAGACCCTCCGCCTGCAGGCGCTCGACGGTATGCCCGCCCATGCCTTTGACGCGCTTGCCGAGATCGGCCGGGTCCTTGAACGGACCATGCGCTGAACGCTCTTCGAGAATGGCTTTCGCTTTGGCAGGACCGATGCCCTTGATGCCACGCAGCGCATCCTCGTTAGCCGTGTTAACGTCGACCGCCGCATACGCGTGGCCGAAAGCGGCGAGCATCGCCGCGGTAACCAGAATTTTTCGAAACATATGGAATCTCCCTCGTACAACCGGTTGGCGACCATCACCAACCGGGAGATTCCAGTTTAAAGAGGTATCCGAAAGATTTACACCTGGCCGAATAGCCAACGTACGTAGCGGTCGACACCTTCCTGCACGCTCAGGAACGGCGCGTCGTAACCTGCGGCACGCAGCTTCGTCTGGTCGGCTTGCGTGAAGCACTGGTATTTGCCGCGCAAGGCATCGGGGAACGGAACGTATTCGATCAGCCCGCGCTGCACCTGATCCGCGAGTGACAACGGCGGCTCGTTGTTCAACGTGCGCAGCGTGTTGACCACCGTGCTCGCGATGTCGTTGAACGGCTGCGCGCGGCCACTGCCCAGATTGAAGATGCCCGACTTGCCCGGATTGTCGAAGAAGAACAGATTCACCTTGACCACGTCTTCGACGGAGACGAAGTCACGTGTCTGCTCGCCGGCGGCGTAACCGTTGTATTCGCCGAACAGCTTGACTTTGCCTTCCGCGCGGAACTGGTTGAAGTTGTGAAACGCCACCGACGCCATGCGCGCCTTGTGCGTCTCACGCGGCCCGTACACGTTGAAATAACGGAAGCCGGCAATCTGGCTCTTCGCGGTGGGCAGCACGCGGCGAATCACCTGGTCGAACAGGAACTTCGAATAGCCGTACACGTTCAGCGG includes the following:
- a CDS encoding ComEA family DNA-binding protein, whose product is MFRKILVTAAMLAAFGHAYAAVDVNTANEDALRGIKGIGPAKAKAILEERSAHGPFKDPADLGKRVKGMGGHTVERLQAEGLAVGPAGAAANTQAAASAQTKGTPAAGNGANAAATQKSNATVAVKK
- the rfaD gene encoding ADP-glyceromanno-heptose 6-epimerase — encoded protein: MTLIVTGAAGFIGSNLVKALNERGEQRIIAVDNLTRADKFKNLVDCEIDDYLDKTEFVERFKRGDFGKVRAIFHEGACSDTMETDGRYMMDNNFRFSREVLDVCLAQNIQFLYASSAATYGGSSRFVEEREVEQPLNVYGYSKFLFDQVIRRVLPTAKSQIAGFRYFNVYGPRETHKARMASVAFHNFNQFRAEGKVKLFGEYNGYAAGEQTRDFVSVEDVVKVNLFFFDNPGKSGIFNLGSGRAQPFNDIASTVVNTLRTLNNEPPLSLADQVQRGLIEYVPFPDALRGKYQCFTQADQTKLRAAGYDAPFLSVQEGVDRYVRWLFGQV